A single genomic interval of Nocardioides palaemonis harbors:
- the modB gene encoding molybdate ABC transporter permease subunit — MRDRLGRPPALLVAPAALATLLLLVPLVAMVAATSWRDLPRHLTSTAALDALRLSLVTSTAAIAVCLLLGLPLAWLLARVDFRGRGALRALVTVPLVLPPVVAGVALRAAFGRTGVVGAPLLEWTGFAFPFTTWGVVLAHVFVSMPFVVIAIEGALRSADPRFDAAAATLGATRWTTFRRVTVPLALPGVVAGTVLGWARSLGEFGATITFNGNYPGTTQTMPTLIYVTRQADQDAALSLSLVMLVVSIGVLVALRDHWLGTP, encoded by the coding sequence GTGAGGGACCGCCTCGGGAGGCCGCCGGCGCTCCTCGTCGCACCGGCGGCCCTGGCCACGCTGCTCCTGCTCGTCCCCCTCGTCGCGATGGTCGCCGCCACCAGCTGGCGCGACCTCCCGCGCCACCTGACGTCGACGGCCGCCCTCGATGCCCTGCGCCTGTCGCTGGTCACCTCGACCGCGGCGATCGCGGTCTGCCTGCTGCTCGGGCTGCCGCTCGCGTGGCTGCTCGCGCGGGTCGACTTCCGCGGACGCGGAGCGCTGCGGGCGCTGGTCACCGTGCCGCTGGTGCTGCCGCCGGTCGTCGCGGGCGTGGCGCTGCGCGCGGCCTTCGGACGTACGGGCGTGGTGGGCGCGCCGCTGCTGGAGTGGACCGGGTTCGCCTTCCCGTTCACCACGTGGGGCGTGGTGCTCGCCCACGTGTTCGTCTCGATGCCCTTCGTCGTGATCGCGATCGAGGGCGCGCTGCGCTCGGCCGACCCGCGCTTCGACGCCGCAGCAGCGACGCTCGGCGCGACGCGCTGGACGACCTTCCGCCGGGTGACCGTGCCGCTCGCCCTGCCCGGCGTCGTCGCCGGCACCGTGCTCGGCTGGGCGCGCTCGCTGGGCGAGTTCGGCGCGACGATCACCTTCAACGGCAACTACCCCGGCACCACCCAGACGATGCCGACGCTGATCTACGTCACCCGCCAGGCCGACCAAGACGCCGCGCTGTCGCTCAGCCTGGTGATGCTCGTGGTGTCGATCGGCGTCCTGGTGGCCCTGCGCGACCACTGGCTGGGCACGCCGTGA
- a CDS encoding alpha/beta fold hydrolase, which produces MSPARRTSSEAPVVSDELLAPVGNDVELCYQTFGDPDAEPLLLVMGLSGPMTWWDRTFCEQLADAGFHVVRYDNRDTGRSSRIRARVKRGHLVRAFAGRRVRPPYTMGDLAGDAVALLDHLGLDSAHVVGVSMGGMIAQTVAVEHPTRVRSLTSISSTTGRRSVGWQHPALLPRLIAPRRAGREAYVESSVAMWSLIGSAGYPNDPEALRTRAGDTFDRGVSASGAVRQMLAILTQPDRTPRLRSLRVPALVIHGTADKMVHVSGGRSTAAAIPDAELLLVEDMGHDLPAELFATFVEAISRTADRAAG; this is translated from the coding sequence ATGTCCCCCGCACGTCGCACCTCCTCCGAGGCCCCCGTCGTCTCCGACGAGCTGCTCGCTCCGGTCGGCAACGACGTCGAGCTCTGCTACCAGACCTTCGGCGACCCCGATGCCGAGCCGCTGCTCCTGGTGATGGGGCTCAGCGGCCCGATGACGTGGTGGGACCGGACGTTCTGCGAGCAGCTCGCGGACGCCGGCTTCCACGTCGTGCGCTACGACAACCGCGACACCGGGCGCTCCTCGCGGATCCGTGCCCGGGTGAAGCGGGGCCACCTCGTGCGGGCGTTCGCCGGCCGCCGGGTGCGCCCGCCCTACACGATGGGCGACCTCGCCGGTGACGCCGTCGCCCTGCTCGACCACCTCGGCCTCGACTCCGCCCACGTCGTCGGCGTGTCGATGGGCGGGATGATCGCCCAGACCGTCGCCGTCGAGCACCCCACGCGGGTGCGGTCGCTGACCAGCATCAGCTCGACCACCGGACGGCGCAGCGTCGGCTGGCAGCACCCCGCCCTCCTCCCCCGGCTGATCGCGCCGCGCAGGGCCGGGCGCGAGGCCTACGTCGAGAGCAGCGTCGCGATGTGGTCGCTCATCGGCTCGGCCGGCTACCCCAACGACCCCGAGGCGCTGCGCACCCGGGCGGGCGACACCTTCGACCGCGGCGTGAGCGCCAGCGGCGCCGTGCGCCAGATGCTGGCGATCCTGACCCAGCCCGACCGCACCCCGCGCCTGCGCAGCCTGCGGGTGCCGGCGCTCGTCATCCACGGCACCGCCGACAAGATGGTCCACGTCAGCGGCGGTCGCTCCACCGCTGCTGCGATCCCGGACGCCGAGCTGCTGCTCGTCGAGGACATGGGCCACGACCTGCCGGCCGAGCTGTTCGCGACCTTCGTCGAGGCGATCTCGCGCACGGCCGACCGCGCCGCCGGCTGA
- the glpX gene encoding class II fructose-bisphosphatase translates to MSATSSQLAPKPDRNLALELVRVTEAAAMAAGRWVGRGDKNDADGVAVEAMREMISTIGMRGVVVIGEGEKDNAPMLFNGEEVGDGTGPECDVAVDPIDGTTLTAKGMNNAIAVLAVSPRGTMYDPSAVFYMDKLVTGPEAADRVDIRLPVKENISRVAKAKGISVHDVTVVLLDRPRHARLVEDIRETGARIKYITDGDVAGAIMAARPDTGIDLMLGVGGTPEGIIAACAMKCLGGKIQGRLWPQDDDERQRALDAGHDLSADFVLETDDLVTGDDAFFVATGITDGELMRGVRYRGEGVTTHSLVMRSRSGTVRSITAEHRLSKLRDLSAIDFDS, encoded by the coding sequence ATGAGCGCCACCTCCTCCCAGCTCGCCCCGAAGCCCGACCGCAACCTCGCCCTCGAGCTGGTGCGGGTCACCGAGGCGGCCGCCATGGCCGCCGGCCGCTGGGTCGGTCGCGGCGACAAGAACGACGCCGACGGGGTCGCCGTCGAGGCGATGCGCGAGATGATCTCGACGATCGGGATGCGCGGCGTCGTCGTGATCGGCGAGGGCGAGAAGGACAACGCCCCGATGCTCTTCAACGGCGAGGAGGTCGGCGACGGCACCGGCCCCGAGTGCGACGTCGCGGTCGACCCGATCGACGGGACCACGCTGACCGCCAAGGGCATGAACAACGCCATCGCCGTGCTCGCGGTGTCGCCGCGCGGCACGATGTACGACCCCAGCGCGGTGTTCTACATGGACAAGCTGGTCACCGGACCCGAGGCGGCCGACCGCGTCGACATCCGCCTGCCGGTCAAGGAGAACATCTCCCGCGTCGCGAAGGCCAAGGGCATCTCGGTGCACGACGTCACCGTGGTGCTGCTCGACCGACCGCGCCACGCCCGGCTCGTCGAGGACATCCGCGAGACCGGCGCCCGCATCAAGTACATCACCGACGGCGACGTCGCCGGCGCGATCATGGCGGCCCGCCCCGACACGGGCATCGACCTGATGCTGGGCGTCGGCGGCACGCCCGAGGGGATCATCGCCGCCTGCGCGATGAAGTGTCTCGGCGGCAAGATCCAGGGCAGGCTCTGGCCGCAGGACGACGACGAGCGCCAGCGCGCGCTCGATGCCGGGCACGACCTCAGCGCCGACTTCGTGCTGGAGACCGACGACCTCGTCACCGGCGACGACGCGTTCTTCGTGGCCACCGGCATCACCGACGGCGAGCTGATGCGCGGCGTGCGCTACCGCGGCGAGGGCGTGACCACCCACTCGCTGGTGATGCGCTCGCGCAGCGGCACGGTCCGCTCGATCACCGCCGAGCACCGGCTCTCCAAGCTACGCGATCTCTCCGCGATCGACTTCGACAGCTGA
- a CDS encoding sulfate/molybdate ABC transporter ATP-binding protein → MSASLHADLRVADRVAAAFTVEPGEVLAVIGPNGAGKSSLLHALAGLVEVEGYALLGDDDLLALPVRERGVGLVFQGQLLFPHLSALDNVAFGRRSRGEPRAAAEAVARGWLERFGIADLAGRRPRELSGGQAQRVAIARALATDPALLLLDEPFTGLDVSVQMALRIELGRHLRDFPGIALLVTHDAIDALTLADRVLVLDGGRVAQAGRPAEVAAEPRTSHVARLVGLNLVDDGEELMAFPPDSVVVSLDEPVGSSRLRWRGQVATVAPHGDSVRLLVHASPDLLADVTPAAATELGLAPGREVWLSAKATAVSRYAAR, encoded by the coding sequence GTGAGCGCCTCGCTGCACGCCGACCTGCGGGTGGCGGACCGCGTCGCCGCCGCGTTCACCGTCGAGCCCGGCGAGGTGCTGGCCGTCATCGGCCCCAACGGCGCCGGCAAGAGCAGCCTGCTGCACGCTCTGGCCGGGCTGGTCGAGGTCGAGGGGTACGCGCTGCTGGGTGACGACGACCTGCTCGCGCTCCCGGTGCGCGAGCGCGGCGTCGGCCTGGTCTTCCAGGGCCAGCTCCTCTTCCCGCACCTCAGCGCGCTCGACAACGTCGCGTTCGGCCGCCGCTCCCGCGGCGAGCCGCGCGCCGCTGCCGAGGCGGTCGCCCGCGGCTGGCTCGAGCGCTTCGGCATCGCCGACCTCGCCGGCCGCCGCCCGCGCGAGCTGTCCGGCGGCCAGGCCCAGCGCGTCGCGATCGCCCGCGCGCTCGCCACCGACCCCGCCCTGCTCCTGCTCGACGAGCCCTTCACCGGCCTCGACGTGTCGGTGCAGATGGCGCTGCGGATCGAGCTCGGACGGCACCTGCGCGACTTCCCCGGGATCGCGCTGCTGGTCACCCACGACGCCATCGACGCCCTCACCCTGGCCGACCGGGTGCTGGTCCTCGACGGCGGCCGGGTCGCGCAGGCCGGCCGGCCGGCGGAGGTGGCTGCCGAGCCGCGCACCTCGCACGTCGCCCGGCTGGTCGGGCTCAACCTCGTCGACGACGGCGAGGAGCTGATGGCCTTCCCGCCCGACTCGGTGGTCGTCTCGCTCGACGAGCCCGTGGGCTCCTCGCGCCTGCGCTGGCGCGGGCAGGTGGCGACGGTCGCGCCGCACGGCGACTCCGTACGCCTGCTCGTGCACGCCTCCCCCGACCTGCTCGCCGACGTGACCCCGGCCGCCGCGACCGAGCTCGGGCTGGCGCCGGGCCGCGAGGTCTGGCTCTCCGCGAAGGCGACGGCCGTCAGCCGGTACGCCGCCCGCTAG
- the modA gene encoding molybdate ABC transporter substrate-binding protein yields the protein MKRTLTALSLALLLPLAACGNDDTTEGADGGSDSGGELTVLAAASLTDVFDQLAGPFEEEHDATVTFSFGSSTDLAEQVADGAPGDVLATADETSMGIAEDAGVTGDVQTFATNVLTIVVPKGNPAGIESLDDLDGATWVRCADEVPCGKVALAVLDDNGITAEPASLEEDVRATLDKVISGEADAGLVYATDAVAASDDVDAIEIPGADAELTSYYAATLDQAGDSGLAADWVTWITSEEGQSILGDAGFGSP from the coding sequence ATGAAGCGCACCCTGACCGCCCTCTCCCTCGCCCTGCTGCTCCCGCTCGCGGCGTGCGGCAACGACGACACGACCGAGGGCGCCGACGGTGGGTCGGACAGCGGCGGCGAGCTCACGGTGCTCGCCGCAGCGTCGCTCACCGACGTCTTCGACCAGCTCGCCGGACCCTTCGAGGAGGAGCACGACGCGACCGTCACCTTCTCCTTCGGCTCGAGCACCGACCTCGCCGAGCAGGTGGCCGACGGCGCGCCCGGCGACGTGCTCGCCACCGCCGACGAGACCTCGATGGGCATCGCGGAGGACGCCGGGGTGACCGGCGACGTGCAGACCTTCGCCACCAACGTGCTGACGATCGTCGTGCCGAAGGGCAACCCGGCCGGCATCGAGTCGCTCGACGACCTCGACGGCGCCACCTGGGTCCGCTGTGCCGACGAGGTGCCGTGCGGCAAGGTCGCCCTCGCCGTGCTCGACGACAACGGCATCACCGCCGAGCCCGCCAGCCTCGAGGAGGACGTGCGCGCGACCCTCGACAAGGTGATCTCGGGCGAGGCCGACGCCGGTCTCGTCTACGCCACCGACGCGGTCGCCGCGTCCGACGACGTCGACGCGATCGAGATCCCCGGCGCCGACGCGGAGCTGACGTCCTACTACGCCGCGACCCTCGACCAGGCCGGTGACTCCGGCCTCGCGGCAGACTGGGTCACGTGGATCACGTCGGAGGAGGGCCAGTCGATCCTGGGCGACGCCGGCTTCGGCAGCCCGTGA
- a CDS encoding TOBE domain-containing protein, which translates to MITYRIAEAAEILAVSDDTVRRWVDAGRIPSQRTEGRTTVAGTDLAELAEQLVTSGEVAERDRTHASAVSARNRMSGIVTRVKRDQVMAQVEMICGPYRVVSLMSSDASDELGLEPGVRAIASVKSTNVVVEVPR; encoded by the coding sequence GTGATCACCTACCGAATCGCGGAGGCGGCCGAGATCCTGGCCGTGAGCGACGACACCGTACGCCGCTGGGTCGACGCCGGGCGGATCCCCTCGCAGCGCACCGAGGGCCGCACGACGGTCGCGGGCACCGACCTGGCCGAGCTCGCCGAGCAGCTCGTCACCTCCGGAGAGGTCGCCGAGCGCGACCGCACCCACGCCAGCGCCGTCAGCGCCCGCAACCGGATGAGCGGCATCGTCACCCGGGTCAAGCGCGACCAGGTGATGGCGCAGGTGGAGATGATCTGCGGCCCCTACCGGGTCGTGTCCCTCATGAGCAGCGACGCCTCGGACGAGCTCGGCCTCGAGCCGGGCGTGCGCGCGATCGCCAGCGTCAAGTCCACCAACGTCGTCGTGGAGGTCCCCCGATGA
- the galK gene encoding galactokinase, which produces MTRFFAPGRINLIGEHTDYNDGFVLPVALAQGCTATVEDAASGWTVTSAQTDDEVVVEPGGLTGRDDVAEWATYVLGALWLLHDDGVEVPPLRIAVDSDVPTGAGLSSSAALVCSVVSALDAHLGLGLDPAGLLSLSRRVENDAVGAPTGGMDQLVSLRGEAGHALFCDMRDLTSQAVPFDPLASGLALLVVDTKAPHRLVDGEYAARRSGCEEAARRLGVPALRDVTEDGLGDALAELHDDELRRYTRHVVTEDARVLAVVDLLGAGRLDEVGPLLTASHASMRDDFRITVPEVDLAVDALHEAGAIGARMTGGGFGGCVIGLVPEDDVDAAGGAVRRAFADAGFAAPVLFTATAEAGARRLD; this is translated from the coding sequence GTGACGCGTTTCTTCGCGCCCGGACGCATCAACCTGATCGGTGAGCACACCGACTACAACGACGGTTTCGTGCTCCCCGTCGCGCTCGCGCAGGGCTGTACCGCGACCGTCGAGGACGCCGCGTCGGGGTGGACCGTGACCTCCGCCCAGACCGACGACGAGGTGGTCGTCGAGCCGGGTGGGCTGACCGGTCGCGACGACGTCGCCGAGTGGGCGACCTACGTCCTGGGCGCCCTGTGGCTGCTCCACGACGACGGCGTGGAGGTCCCGCCGCTGCGGATCGCCGTGGACTCCGACGTGCCCACCGGCGCGGGCCTGTCGTCGTCGGCCGCGCTGGTCTGCTCGGTCGTCTCCGCCCTCGACGCCCACCTCGGGCTCGGGCTCGACCCGGCCGGGCTGCTGTCGCTGAGCCGCCGGGTGGAGAACGACGCGGTCGGTGCACCGACCGGCGGGATGGACCAGCTGGTCAGCCTCCGCGGCGAGGCCGGCCACGCGCTGTTCTGCGACATGCGCGACCTCACCTCGCAGGCCGTCCCGTTCGACCCCTTGGCCTCCGGGCTCGCGCTGCTGGTCGTCGACACGAAGGCGCCGCACCGGCTCGTCGACGGCGAGTACGCCGCGCGGCGCAGCGGGTGCGAGGAGGCGGCGCGCCGACTCGGCGTACCGGCGCTGCGCGACGTCACCGAGGACGGGCTCGGCGACGCGCTCGCCGAGCTCCACGACGACGAGCTGCGCCGCTACACCCGCCACGTCGTCACCGAGGACGCCCGCGTGCTGGCCGTGGTCGACCTGCTCGGCGCCGGTCGCCTCGACGAGGTGGGCCCGCTGCTGACCGCGTCGCACGCCTCGATGCGCGACGACTTCCGGATCACCGTGCCCGAGGTCGACCTCGCGGTCGACGCGCTGCACGAGGCGGGCGCGATCGGCGCCCGGATGACCGGCGGCGGCTTCGGCGGCTGCGTCATCGGCCTCGTGCCGGAGGACGACGTCGACGCGGCCGGGGGCGCCGTGCGCCGCGCGTTCGCCGACGCCGGCTTCGCGGCCCCGGTGCTCTTCACCGCCACCGCCGAGGCGGGCGCCCGCCGGCTCGACTGA
- a CDS encoding esterase/lipase family protein produces MTQRTVAPFLTPEGFAQPAVGAVLREGSALLEGGRYAVHAWSSRGSRRRTPLGSAPVRVGEPVLLVPGFLAGDSSLAPMSRTLRHLGFRTYRADVRANVGCTLAAAAQLEERLEELVQRRGTRARVVGHSLGGMLARGVAARRPDLVAGIVTMGSPVLAPGAHHASLARSVDLLVRLNRAGMRNLMAADCVAGRCAEESFDQTRSPLPDGVDFTAIYSRRDGIVDWRACLDPAAQTVEVRSSHVGMAFDPAVITLVASALRPGGGSAVEVDRGEIA; encoded by the coding sequence GTGACCCAGCGCACAGTCGCGCCGTTCCTCACCCCGGAGGGCTTCGCCCAGCCGGCGGTGGGGGCCGTGCTGCGCGAGGGATCGGCGCTGCTGGAGGGCGGCCGGTACGCCGTCCACGCGTGGTCGTCGCGCGGGTCGCGACGGCGTACGCCCCTCGGCTCCGCACCCGTACGGGTGGGCGAGCCGGTGCTGCTGGTGCCGGGGTTCCTCGCCGGCGACTCCTCGCTCGCGCCGATGAGCCGCACCCTGCGCCACCTCGGCTTCCGCACCTACCGCGCCGACGTCCGCGCCAACGTCGGCTGCACGCTCGCCGCCGCGGCCCAGCTCGAGGAGCGGCTCGAGGAGCTCGTCCAGCGGCGCGGCACGCGCGCCCGCGTCGTGGGCCACAGCCTCGGTGGGATGCTCGCCCGCGGCGTGGCCGCGCGCCGGCCCGACCTGGTGGCCGGGATCGTCACGATGGGAAGCCCGGTGCTGGCGCCGGGCGCCCACCACGCCTCGCTCGCGCGCAGCGTCGACCTGCTGGTGCGGCTCAACCGGGCCGGGATGCGCAACCTGATGGCCGCCGACTGCGTGGCGGGGCGCTGTGCGGAGGAGAGCTTCGACCAGACCCGCAGCCCGCTCCCCGACGGCGTCGACTTCACCGCGATCTACTCGCGCCGCGACGGCATCGTCGACTGGCGCGCCTGCCTCGACCCGGCCGCGCAGACCGTCGAGGTGCGTTCGTCGCACGTCGGGATGGCGTTCGACCCCGCCGTGATCACCCTCGTGGCCTCTGCGCTGCGGCCCGGTGGGGGCTCAGCTGTCGAAGTCGATCGCGGAGAGATCGCGTAG